The Myroides fluvii region TTAACGCAACGCAGTACAGAAGTGATTCGCTTCTTAGCAGATAAGAGCAACCGCGCTTTCCCAATCATCGGTGTGGGTGGAATTCACTCCCCTGAAGACGCCATAGAGAAATTAGAAGCCGGTGCATCATTGATTCAGTTATACACCGGATTTATTTATGAAGGTCCAGCTTTGATTCAAGCAATCAACAAGAAAATCTTAGAACAATACAAATAAGAAAAATCCGCCAATGGGCGGATTTTTTTATGCTATACTCATTCTTCTTCGAGCATTGACGTGCCTTTTGAGCAATCCCCTGAGGTCCATTCCCACACTTCGTGCAAGCGAATTTTACCACGAGCTAGTATTTCAGGTTTTGATTGACACCTACCCGTCATTAACTCTCCTTTATCATTAATTTGATGGTATCGCATGTCAATCTCTCCTCTTTCATTTACAAGTCCGAGTAAATGCCCACGCACAATCTTTCCGCCTTGGTAAGTTGCCGTTAAGATATTCCCTTCTTGCTTGTAGTGAAACACCGTTTCGTTGGAGGTTTCCCCATTGGGTGTATTACTTGCTGCTCTAAATATTTTGTTGTTGTAGTTAATCATGTTGTTCTTTTTTAGTATGTATGCTCCAGTTGATATTTCACTTGTTCCATGCTGTAATCACTCAATTTTATTTTAGCCTGGATTGGATTGTATAACGCATTGGGATACTTTAATATAGCCAATAAAAGGTACTCGCAACATGTTTCTCTTCTATATTCGTTTTCGATTTGAAAGGTTCGATTAAACAGTTCCACGGTTTTTTCATTGGGATATTTAGCCAATACTTGGTAACACAAGCGCAATTGAGAATGAGACAATTGATCATTATTCAATCCCTCTTCAAAAAATTGCACCACTTCCTCGTAAAAATAGTCATCGGTAAATTCCAACATCGCTTGTAAAGCCTGATAGGGTGATTCTTCTTCTTGAAGAAAGGAAGCAATTAACGCTTTATCTTCTTGCTTTTTATACCTCGCTAAAGGAATCAAAGCCGCTGATTCTCTTTTCTCTTTCACTACTTGTCTTATTCTACTGTAATATTCCGCTTGGGGCGCTAAGTCCTCTAGCACGCTTCTTCTTTCATAGAGCACTATGTTTTCATCATAGATAAAAATACTTTCTAACGTGGTTTGTTCCACTTCATTTAGTTTGTATCCTTGGTAATCTTCCTCATAATATTTTACTACTCCAACGAAGTAGTCGCCTGTGTATTCAGAGCCTCCCAAGCAACCGCTCAACGTTTCTACTCTCGTTGTATCTTGCAAATGAGCCAATAAAATCGGAAATACCTGATCTGAGTTTTTAGCCGCTAAAGCCCTAAAGGCGTAACAACGCACTACTGGATTAGCATAATCGGTTAAGGCTGCCAATTGATCCATTGTAGCTATCTCTTTTAGTTGATTATACCTCTTCCACTGTTCTGAAGCATATCCTCCATCCCCAACATATTCACTTTCAACAACATTGTAAGCTTCCAGTTCTTCCACTACTTTCTTTAAAGCCGGAAGACTGTCTAACTGAAGGGTGAATTTCACTTCTTCCTGTTGGTTTATTTGCTGTTTATCTTTGCAGTTAAACAACGCCATACACAGTACAATACTACATACAAAAGCAATGATTTTCATAGCCTTAATTTTTTAATATGGAATAGACTCTCTATCCCTTTGGATTACACTATATCAACGTACAATAACAGTTATTCTCAGCTGTATCTACTTAAATACCTCAACACCTAAGGTAGAAAATCCCATGGTATTCAAATCCAAACATCCTCCAAAATGATTAATCACCTGATTGCCTATAAAAGGATAGAATGAACCAAAAAGATCGTTCTGAGGGAGGAGTATTGGCTCCAACTTACCCTTTTCCACATCAATGGTATAGAAACAAGCCTGTTCTTCCTCAGTTCCCTCCACAACGGTATCGTATACATAAGAGAAATACACCCGATTTCCTTTGATAAAATAGTCCGGCGCATAGTGCAAAGAAGAATCAAAATCCAACTTAATCTGCCATGCTACTTGTCCTTCTTTGTACAACGTTGCGATATAATCCCCATCAATATAGAAATAGGTTTCTGTATCGATCAAAGACAGGCGGTAAATCAATCGATTAGATGGCAAGGAAACAACCTGCCCTTCCCCTGTTTGAAAATCGTAGCGAAACGCTTCTGCTTTTTTTCTGGGATTCGGCAAAACAAAGGTTTGCATTTGCTCATTCAAATGACCATAAGTAAGCGGATGAGCTCCAGGAAAAGTGTATACCACTTCTTCTGTTTGCCAATTGTAAATAAACACTTTTTCTTTTCTTTTGATATCGCCTCGTATAACAAGCAGATTTTCTACGGGCGAAAACAACCCTTCATAGCCAAAGGCAATCTTGGTTACCATCTGTTCTTCTTGCGTTTCTACTTCTATTATTCGAATAAATCGCTTGCGGGTGTCGAACGTGGTATCGATTGTAAGGGCCTGTTTTCCATCTGCGGATAGGGCTACAATTTCACTTTCTTTGGGTTTCTTGGCTACAAGATATTTCTTTTGCTCTTCCAAGTCATAGACAAAACTCCCATAATTGGAGTTATCACAAAAGAAGGCACGCGGACTCGCTAGACTAATCCCCTGGTCGCTATAATAGATTTCGGGTTGGGTGTTCTTTTTCATCTGGATTTCTTTTCAGGCTAAATATACTTTTAATTCGTGAATCTACCCCTCCTTTCCCCTACCAAAGTAGCGATACCCTAAAAACAAGCTAAAAATATAACGAGTAAAACACAGAGAATAAATCACTTACCTTTTTTTAGTAAAAAAAGGAATAAATACCCCTTGAAATCCCTTGTATTACATGCAAATTATCCTATATTTGCACTCGCAATACAGAAGTAACGCAGACTACTGGAGAAATGGCAGAGTGGTCGATTGCGGCAGTCTTGAAAACTGTTGACTGTAACAGGTCCGGGGGTTCGAATCCCTCTTTCTCCGCAAAGAAAACCGATAGTGTAACTATCGGTTTTTTTATTTTGTAAAAAGAACGGAAAGCTCGCTTTCTGCGTTCTTTTTACAAAATAAAAAAGTGGATAAGCGTAGCTTATCTGTTTTCTTTGTGTCTATTAACCCCCTTTGGGATATGTAATCCCTTGTGTATAAACCGTAAATGTTTTCGTTAGATCGAATGCAACGAAGTATCTGTTTTCTTTTTGTCTATTAACCCCCTTTGGGATATGTAATCCCTTGTGTATAAACCGTAAATGTTTTCGTTAGACAAATCCAACGAAGTATCTGTTTTCTTTGTGTCTATTACCCCCCCTTTGGGATCTGTAATCCCTTGTGTATAAACCGTAATTGTTTTCGTTAGACAAATGCAACGAAGTATTGGTTTTCTTTGTGTCAATTAACCCCCTTTGGGATCTGTAATCCCTTGTGTATAAAGCGTAGATGTTTTCGTTAGACAAATCCAACGAAGTATTGGTTTTCTTTGTGTCTATTACCCCCGAATGGGATATGCAATCCCTCTTTAACTATTCTTTGTCATACCGAGTGAAACGCGGCATACCACTTTGGAATCCGCAATCTCTCTTTTTAATAAAAATGAAAGTATCCAATGTCATACCGAGTGCAACGCGGCATACCACTTTGGAATCCGCAATCCTTCAGTATTTATAATAATTAATTAAAAGCATAAACACCCAATTTTACACCCGAAAATGTAAATTTGGTTTTTTTATGGAATTTATTTAAGTAAATTAGCGTAAGATTTTACGAAATGCGCATATAGGTGTTATTTTACGAAACTACACCGTGTTTTATTTCGCGAAATAACAATGTTGTGCATCAGTCAAAACAGACGCATCGTATAAAAAACACCATATGGACTTAACATCACTTAAAGGAGAAAAAAAGATACAAGCAATTCTTTCCCTTGCGAATGATATTAAAAATGCAGAACTTCTTTTTTCATTAACTACATCTGAAAAAGGAAATGTGAAACAATCTGCATTGCAAGCATTGGCTACGTTTAATTATGAACCTGCTTTGCCAACTTGGAAAAAACTGATTAATAGCAAAACTAAAGGCGAAAAAATATTTCTGCAAACAACAGCAGATACTATTTCGGATATTGTAGCAAACGAATTTTCAGCATTTTTAACCAAATTATTTAAACAACCAAACGGTTATAAACTAACAGAAAACGAACTAACTGATTTTAAAACCTATATTTCGTTAATGTTAGGTAAAGCAAGTGAAAAAATGCAGAATTTGTATTGGCTCATTGCAGAGAATAACGAAAAATTAAGCTCATTTAATTTTCAGGGAAGTTCAAAAGGTTTGCTTATCAATAGCTACATTCATTTTTACAATCCAACAGCTAACGACATTAAAAAGATTTTTCCTGCTGTTCTATCAATGTCAATTTTAAAAACCTTGGACAAAAGGTTAATAACCCTAGCAAATGAACTTTATAAAAAATATGCTGACAATTGGTTGTCTAGCGTTTTTATTTCAGGACTTCTTACACAACCAAGCAATGATGTTTTCAATAATTTTTTAGACAAACTCAATAACAAAGTAGATGTAGGATTTCTATACGACACTTTTGGAACATTGTACTTTGACAAAAACATAGAAAAACACGTTGGACTATTATTTTGGGGACAATATAAATATGGAGAAATTGATACGAGATTTTCATTTTCCAGACCTTTATTTGAGAATTTAGATGAAAGATGGTTTGACCTATTATCAAATCAGCATCAAGAAAAAGTAACATTGCAAGTTTATAATCGAGGTGGAGTACTTTATGAGGCTTATGATGAAATGCTGACAGAAATACTTCCAAATAAGTTTCAAAGCCAAATTATCAAACAAAAATTACAAGACTATTTTATTAAAAGAGAGGAAAAACATAACGGTTCAAGTACTTTATATCTCGATGCGTTAAATATTCTTAATTATGAAATTAACGAACAAATGGTTGAACGTTTCATAAACTGTAAAGATAATGCAGTGAGTAAATATTCCCTAAAAGTTGACATCAATACGTTCACAAATTGGACGGACAAAAGAAAATTAGAATTCTACGAAAAAATATCACCAAAATTTGTACTTAAAGAAGAAATAGAAAGACTAAAAAATGGTGAATAAAATGACCGAACGCACAACATAGCATTGGCAAAATGGCTACGTTTACGGCCAAATTGATACTTTTCGTTTCTATTTCCGCCACTTCGCAAAGCCCCGAAACGTTATGTAAAATTTTAAGATTGAGCGTTAGTAATAATATCTTTATTTATATCAACAATAGGTAAAATAAAATTATCGAAAGCAGTATCTCTAAATCTATCTAATAATAATCCTCTAGTCGTCGAATATGCAACTGCAGCTATATTTGTGGTTAAATTTTTATCCACGCTTATAATACCTTTATCATCAAAAGTATGTAATTCACCAAAATTTTCCACATGAAAAACATATTCAATTGATATTAAAGATTTTGCTACAACATCTTCATTTTTATCTAAAATTTTCTTGATTTCAATATCCAAAATAGCTTGTATCAAGAAGTGTTCGTCATTAAATCCTAAGTCTATTTTATTATCTACCGTAAAATAGAAATCCTCCGATTCATTAATATCAGATACACTATCAATGTTTAACTTATGAAGTTTATAGGAAATAATATTTAATAATTCAGGGGTAAACATGATTATTAGTTAGCTATTTCGTTAAATTGTCTATTATAATAAACTTCTGAAGGAGGTATTTTACAATTAGATTTTTTTGTAACTTTTGATTTCTATTTTATAGATTCGTGCGAAGTATAATTATCATTAATTAATTCATTAAAATCATCTTCTTTTGGTATTTTAATAAGTTCTACGCCTAATTCACATTGTAACTTACATAATGAACGTAATGTAAAATTATGTTCACCATTTAACCATTTTGATATTTCAGATGGTTTTTTTTCTAATTTTTCCGCAAGTTCTTTTTTACTTAAACCTTGCGATTTTAAAGCTTCATTAATTTTTAAAGTTAATTCAGCATAAATACTTGAGAATAATTTAATATCCTCAGGTATTTCATTAATCATGTTTTTTACAAATTGACTTTTCATAATTAATATAAAATTATAGTGTCATCATCAAAAATAATTTGTGATTCTTCTATAGTTATTATTTTTTCAATAATAGCACTTTCAATTTTGGATGCATATCCTTGTGCTTCATGAAACTTCATAGAAACATCTGGGCTATTTTGCGCTTTTTCTGATGACTTAATTCCTCCGTTAAACAAAACTAAAATATTGTCTGAAATTCTATAACAATATAATCTCAAAGGAAAATTTTTATAAAAATAATTTAATTCAAATATTCTACTACTTCCTCTATCAACTATATACGGTAATGCTTGAGCTTTAGCCTCGTTTCTATTAAACAATTCTACCTTAGCTCCGTGAACCTTACAAATTTCATTAATTACAAATTGTAATAATAATTGAGCTGCTTCCTTAATAGTAGAGTCCTCACTTTGACCATACTTTTCAAAAAACTTATCAGCTTCAGTATAACTATCTTCATCGTCAATATCTTGTCTAACAGAATAAATAGTGCACCTTAAGTCTTCATGCCATTTGTCTTAGAAAAATGTACTCATTATTTTTAATTGTCAAAGTTAAGATTAACTTATAAGTTAATCTTATTTGTTACTACTAATTACAATATTCTAAAAAAAACTTCACATAACAACAGTTTGGCAAAATAGCGTTGCTCAGTTTTGGCAATAATCGAAGTTTTTGCGGTGTTAATTCACTACTTCACCAAGCTGTAAAACGTTAGTAAATCTTTTAAAATAGTATGTATATATTCCATAAAGTTATTCTGTGAAATTTTAAATCCTCACAGCTCTAAAAAATTCTATAGAATAACTTTGATTAATATTTTACTTCTTTTTCTCCACGCTTTGAAAAATTTAGCTGTTTTAGGATTTTCTATAAAAAACTGATTTACATTTTCTAGTTAATTTATTAATTGCTCCTTTTCATTTGCTAAACGCTCAAACTGGGATTTATCAATGGTATTCTTAACAGCTACATACATAGAAAACCCTGTTACTAAAAGTAGAAAAATGTTCAGCACTATCAAGTACAACAACCTTTTAGAACTAACAGTCTTATGTACTTTTAAAAGCTCCTCATTATTTTTTGTTATCTCTCGATGAAATTGCTCAAAAGCATTCCGTAATCGTTGTCCTTGTTCTCTCTGTCGGAGTTCAGCAAGATTCACCGTCACTTTGATATTGCTCAAAAATCTTTGATGGTATCTAAATTTGCGTACTCTAATTGTATGACGTGCTGAAGTAGTAATTTAGTCATATCAGTTAATTTAGGTTTGTTTCACTCACAATATCCATTTTTGGAAATAAAAAAATGACGATACCGAGTGCAACGAGGTATCAAGCGCAAAAGTTGGGGCCAATAACCCTAATCCTCTTATTATAGTCCAGTTTACAGTTCTCATGTCCTTCGACAAAGGAGAAATGGTTAGATGGGTTAAACCGATTAACCTTCCTAACCGATTCACAGTTCGCTGTTCACTGTCAACCGTTCGCTGTCAACCGTTCGCTGTTCATCCATTGCGCATTTACCCGTTCTTTTTCTGCGCGCGCTATCTCTTGGTACTATCTCTTGGTACTATCTCTTGGTACTATCTCTTGGTACTATCTCTTGGTACTATCTCGTAGTCGTTTTCGGCTTCCTTTAGCCATTCAGAGACTAATTCCCAACCTGGTTCGTCTAAGTTTATTAATTCTTTTAGTGTCTTCATTTATTAGGTACTTAGTAGATAAATAGAACTGATCGCTAGTATGCCAAGGATAAGGATTACGATCATTATTTTCCGGTAGTTTTCATAACCAAAATATTCAACGAGTATCCTGCTTTTTCTGTTTCCCGTTGGGTCTGTTGCCCATTTCCATCTCTTTATGTATCCTATTAAAATTAGTGTAAAAATAAGACCAACAGTCATATAGGCGAGTTTGGGGTTATTTTTTATATGGTCAAAAATTTCGTCGATGTTCATTGCATCTTATCTCTTTGGTTGTGTGCTGTAAAATTACTAGTAGAAAGCGAGAAGAAAGCTTTTTACCCCAATATCTCAATTGCAAACCCCTCATTTGTTCCGTTATTTGTTGAATGAAACAAAAAGCGTTTTACTTTTTATTACTACTTTCATTTATGCACGCGATAATTTCTAAAATATCAACAAGGATATCCTCTTTATCATCTCCTAGCATTTCAAATAACACAAATTTATCTGTATTATTGTGAATATCAGTCAGGGCCTTTTTTAATGTTAGCAATTCCTCTTTTGAGATGTCAAAAGTTAGAATTTTTGAGCCGTAAGCATTTGTCAAATCAGCACTTCCGTTTCTTTCACTTTCAGCAACAATTGCTGTTAGTGCAATTACCGCATCTTCATAATGTACAAACTGATCGAAGTCTGGATTTTCAAGTCGGACGTTGTTATCTGTGCGTTGACTGAGTAGATCAGGTTGATCAAAATATTTTTTTAAGTCACAACGTTTATAAATTTCCGTCAGCGTTAATTTTTTACTTGGAATTTTCTCCAAAAATTGTTGAAAGTCTCCACCATAATCACTTCCAAATGCGGTGTCTTTCCATTTTTCTATTGCCATTTGTTTTTATTTTAGTTTGTGTTTATTGCTGAAGCGTTGTTCTAAAAATGGAACACAAGATTTCGAGGCATGGCGATGGCAGGCAAATTGAAGCCGGAACTTTCAATTAAAATACAAGTTTACACCGAAGTGAAAAAAGTGATATCGAACCTTTTCATCCCCCTAACCTCCGACCCTTATTTTATTGCCAGCGGGGATTTTTTCAAACGTACGATTTTACTATAAAATCATACGCGTGTTCGGTAAAATAGATCGGAATATTGCCCCAATCTAATTTTCTTTCTTTTGCCGTTTCGTGTGCTTTTTTCATTATTTCCATAAATCTGGCAATTATAATTTGTTCACACCAATCTCTTGCCTCTTGCATTTCATCGGTCCATTCGTCATTTTCCTCCTTTTCTTCAATCGTTTCAAAGAGAGTTTGAAATTTTTCGTAACCTGTCAAGACAAATTCTTTTGTTGTCATTACCTCTCTTTTACAGTCCGAGAGCCATTCCATGTCCTCAAGGTCTAGTCCGCCGTCTTCTTTATAGGCAATGCCGTCTATGTACCAAACATCCGTGTTTATGTCAAATTCGTTCATTTCAAAGTACATTGCTTTAATTTCTATTTTCTTTGAAATTTCTTTGTAAAAATTGTCCATCCAATTGACTAAATCGTCGGTAGGATTTGTAAAGGATTTACCCATAATATCGTGAAATTCTGTTGTAGCAATTTCACTAAGCTCTTTTTCCGCAGTAATAATGGCTTTCTCAAAGTCAAGATTTTCAAGGTCAGAATTTATTTGTTCTGCAAAATCAAAGTTCATTTTTGTGTCTTTTAAATATTATTTGTTTCTGTCATTACCCATTTTTTATCGGTTTCCGCTAACTTGTATATTCCACTTTAAAGTAACGACAAGCTGCCAAAATTAGATGTATAATCGTTGCTTTTTAGTTACCATTCTCGCCAATTATCAATATATTCAGTTTTTTCATCAAGCCCTACAATCGTGCCCATTTTATATAAAGCGGCACATAATCCTTCTCTTTCTTCTGTGTCGATGGTACTTTCAATACCATCGTTATCTTCAATTTTGTTTAGTGATAGCACACAATTTTCAAACAAATTAAGTATTTCGCTACTTTCTGTGTTTTCGGGAAGTGCAATTAATTGGTCTCGAAGCAAATTGAGTTCGACCATTAGAATTGGTTCTAAATCTTCATAAACGACTGGAAGCGATTGCTTGAAATCAATCTTTTGTAATTCTAGCTTTTTCATAATTCAAAATTATCTATTTTTTTGTGAGAAAATTTAAGCGTATAATTTATTTCTCCTGCTTTTTTTGTTGCAATTCTTGCTTGGTTAAGATCAAGTCGATATTCTTTTAGACAAGTTTTGATACTGCTAACCGCTTTTTCACTATCTACAACGCTACAAAAAATATTAATTTTCTTTTGCCCCATATCAAAACCATCAACATCGCCTAATCCATTCCAACCAAGATGGTTTTTTAAATATTCTTGCACCTTGTCTTTAAGCCATAAATCTCTTTTATTCCCTAAATCACTCTTTAAAGGAAACTGAACAACAACCCAGTGATGATTATCTTGATCAATTTGATAATAGCCCTTGTTTTCACAGTCTTTACAAAACTTGTTTACAAAATCGTCATTTTCATTTTTTGTTTCCATCGGAATCTCTTCTACTTTTCCTTTGTAACCAACTTTTCCATCGTGAACAATTGCTACTTTTCTTTTTTCGTCAAACCAAGTTTCTTTGTAAAATAGTTGTTCTTTGTCGTCAGTTTTATAATATTTTATCATTGTACGTTCACTTTGTTTATGCTGTTAGCCATGTTGATGTATAATGGTAGTTCTGGTTTTTGGCTTTGCCTTCTAGGGTTTATATCTGTAGAATCCTGTGCCATAATTCCGGTTGAAAAGTTAACTAGACCGTCGGACTCAAATGTACTATATTTAGTTCAATACGGGTTGCAGAGCAACTAAAAGTATTAATTAATAAATAGGCTTCTGAAGGATGGACTTATAGTAGATTAGAAAGTGTATCTACTTATGTAGGAGCAGATAATGGTTGTTTTGGTGTTGGTGCTAAACCAGGTTATACAACAACAAGACAAATGATTGTATTCTCTAAATAGTGTGATATTTATTGCTGTTCATGATAAAATCTATTGGTTTTTATTTCCAACCAGTGTTAGAAGAAAATGTATCTAAAGAGTGGAGTTATTCTTCCTGAAAATCCACTAGCAAAGAGAATACTTTAGTTGGTTGTAAGGGTATTTTGTAGGGAAGCCTACGCCAGAGCAAATCAAAGAGCTTCGTTTGAAAGAGAGTTTACCAACCATCAATGAACTAGGTAAATATATATTCGTTCAGATGAAACCATTCACTGCTCATCCATTGCCCATTTTCCCCATGATTGCACCGTTTACTTGATTACTACTCATTTTTGAGAGTATGCGTCCTAGCTACCTTCACTCCTATTCACGTTGTAATACTAAAAAAACAAAAAAACGTACAATACCCCCTTCCGTATTCTTCCATTTTTGAAAAAAAAAGGTGTAAATTTTCTTTTTTGTTTTGCACGAAAAATCACTACAAACTAATAACCACTACACTAACAAGAATAAGTTTAGAGTTCCTTTTGGGTTTGTTCGGTGTTTGCTTTGGGTTTGCTTGGTTTGAGGGCCTTTTACCGAACAAACACAAAAGAAAGATAAAACAAACCCAAAAAGAAGACCACCTAGAGGCTATTAAAAAAATCAATAACCACCGAGTTATTATTTTATTTTGGAGTTCGATGAATCTCCACTGCGTTACGATTTCATTTTACGCTTATTTCACCTTTTTGACGCTCAGAATTGGTTAGGAGGTCAACGAAAATTATCTTGATATTGAACGATTCGTTGTCTTTAAAACTTTAATCTGCTCTTTTGGATTCTATTTTTTCATTTGATAAGGCATAATGTCCTACTCTACTTGTGTTTCAGTAATGGAATAGGTAATCCCCTTTTCTCCTTACCT contains the following coding sequences:
- a CDS encoding n-acetylglutamate synthase, which encodes MINYNNKIFRAASNTPNGETSNETVFHYKQEGNILTATYQGGKIVRGHLLGLVNERGEIDMRYHQINDKGELMTGRCQSKPEILARGKIRLHEVWEWTSGDCSKGTSMLEEE
- a CDS encoding helix-turn-helix domain-containing protein; the encoded protein is MINEIPEDIKLFSSIYAELTLKINEALKSQGLSKKELAEKLEKKPSEISKWLNGEHNFTLRSLCKLQCELGVELIKIPKEDDFNELINDNYTSHESIK
- a CDS encoding DUF2625 family protein — its product is MKTLKELINLDEPGWELVSEWLKEAENDYEIVPRDSTKR
- a CDS encoding Imm17 family immunity protein produces the protein MNIDEIFDHIKNNPKLAYMTVGLIFTLILIGYIKRWKWATDPTGNRKSRILVEYFGYENYRKIMIVILILGILAISSIYLLST
- a CDS encoding imm68 putative immunity domain-containing protein; this encodes MAIEKWKDTAFGSDYGGDFQQFLEKIPSKKLTLTEIYKRCDLKKYFDQPDLLSQRTDNNVRLENPDFDQFVHYEDAVIALTAIVAESERNGSADLTNAYGSKILTFDISKEELLTLKKALTDIHNNTDKFVLFEMLGDDKEDILVDILEIIACINESSNKK